A DNA window from Ficedula albicollis isolate OC2 chromosome 1, FicAlb1.5, whole genome shotgun sequence contains the following coding sequences:
- the EIF1AX gene encoding eukaryotic translation initiation factor 1A, X-chromosomal, with translation MGQPVPAPHHPHSKGGKNRRRGKNENESEKRELVFKEDGQEYAQVIKMLGNGRLEALCFDGVKRLCHIRGKLRKKVWINTSDIILIGLRDYQDNKADVILKYNADEARSLKAYGELPEHAKINETDTFGPGDDDEIQFDDIGDDDEDIDDI, from the exons GCAAAGGAGGTAAAAACAGGCGACGAGGTAAGAACGAGAATGAATCAGAAAAAAGAGAACTGGTGTTCAAAGAAGATGGGCAAG AATATGCCCAGGTGATCAAGATGTTAGGCAATGGAAGACTGGAGGCATTATGTTTTGATGGTGTGAAGAGGTTATGTCATATTAGAGGGAAGCTAAGAAAAAAG GTCTGGATAAATACATCTGATATTATATTGATTGGCTTAAGAGACTACCAG GATAACAAGGCTGATGTTATTCTAAAATACAATGCAGATGAGGCCAGAAGCCTGAAAGCATATGGGGAGCTTCCAGAACATG CTAAAATCAATGAAACAGACACATTTGGTCCTGGAGATGATGATGAAATCCAGTTTGATGATATTGGAGATGATGATGAAGATATTGATGAT atctAA